One window of Mixophyes fleayi isolate aMixFle1 chromosome 3, aMixFle1.hap1, whole genome shotgun sequence genomic DNA carries:
- the OST4 gene encoding dolichyl-diphosphooligosaccharide--protein glycosyltransferase subunit 4: MITDVQLAIFANMLGVSLFLLVVLYHYVAVNNPKKQE; the protein is encoded by the coding sequence ATGATCACGGACGTGCAGCTGGCCATCTTTGCTAACATGCTTGGCGTATCTCTCTTCCTGCTGGTGGTTCTGTATCACTACGTCGCTGTAAACAATCCCAAGAAGCAGGAGTGA